In Arthrobacter citreus, a single genomic region encodes these proteins:
- a CDS encoding histidinol-phosphate transaminase, translating into MYVKPQILTLQAYTPGKPSEVVMREYGLDKVVKLASNENPFGCSPKVFEELRNVVSKFAIYPDGATEEISKKLANFLNIQPNQLIFGSGADEVIQIISRSLLTNEHNIVQASQTFSQYAHHAVIEGAEVRAVPLVNGVHDLDAMLAEVDTNTKIVWICNPNNPTGTYIGSRKLAEFLEKVPSNTFVVVDEAYVEYVSASDFPDTISLLNKFDNLIVLRTFSKAYGLASFRIGYGIANSKLIEELNIARLPFNTSMLSQVAAIAALDDQVFIKNCVEQNKKGMEQYEEFFNSYGVEYYPSQANFIFVPTENSQEIFKDLESKGYIIRAFPNGIRITIGTAAENEGLILHLKPTLTKNTSTI; encoded by the coding sequence ATGTACGTGAAACCGCAAATTTTGACACTTCAAGCATACACACCAGGAAAACCAAGTGAAGTAGTCATGAGAGAATATGGTCTAGACAAAGTAGTAAAACTTGCATCAAATGAAAATCCATTCGGATGTTCTCCTAAAGTTTTTGAAGAGCTACGTAATGTAGTTAGTAAGTTTGCAATCTATCCAGATGGTGCAACAGAAGAAATCAGTAAGAAATTAGCAAATTTCTTAAATATACAACCAAATCAATTAATATTCGGAAGTGGTGCTGACGAAGTGATTCAAATCATTAGTCGCTCATTATTAACGAATGAACATAATATTGTACAAGCTTCTCAAACATTTTCACAATATGCTCACCATGCAGTTATTGAAGGAGCTGAAGTTAGAGCTGTTCCTTTAGTGAATGGTGTACACGATTTAGATGCAATGCTTGCAGAAGTAGATACGAATACTAAAATTGTTTGGATTTGTAATCCAAATAACCCAACAGGTACATATATTGGTAGTCGTAAACTAGCAGAATTTTTAGAAAAAGTACCAAGCAATACTTTTGTAGTTGTTGATGAAGCTTACGTTGAATACGTATCAGCATCAGATTTCCCTGATACAATTTCTTTACTAAATAAATTTGATAATCTTATTGTATTAAGAACATTCTCAAAAGCATACGGTCTAGCATCATTTAGAATCGGTTATGGTATCGCAAATAGTAAATTAATTGAAGAATTAAATATCGCAAGACTTCCTTTCAACACTTCAATGCTATCTCAAGTTGCAGCAATAGCAGCACTTGATGACCAAGTATTTATTAAAAACTGTGTTGAACAAAATAAAAAAGGTATGGAACAATATGAAGAATTTTTCAATAGTTATGGCGTAGAATACTATCCATCTCAAGCTAACTTTATATTCGTACCAACTGAAAATAGTCAAGAAATCTTCAAAGATCTTGAATCAAAAGGATATATTATCCGTGCTTTCCCTAATGGAATTCGAATTACAATCGGAACAGCTGCTGAAAATGAAGGACTAATATTACATTTGAAGCCAACATTAACGAAAAATACTTCTACAATCTAA
- a CDS encoding winged helix-turn-helix transcriptional regulator, with protein sequence MKEYNMPIEAAIEVIGGKWKCIILCHLETGKKRTNELRKLMPKITQKMLTQQLRELEADGLINRIAYDQIPPKVEYELNEYGKSMKPILDLLCAWGGNHLIKNKLN encoded by the coding sequence ATGAAAGAATATAATATGCCGATTGAAGCAGCAATAGAAGTAATAGGTGGTAAGTGGAAATGTATTATACTTTGTCACTTAGAAACTGGGAAGAAAAGAACGAATGAATTAAGAAAATTAATGCCAAAAATAACGCAGAAAATGTTAACGCAGCAATTAAGAGAATTAGAGGCGGATGGACTGATTAATCGTATTGCTTATGATCAAATTCCACCTAAAGTAGAATATGAGTTAAATGAATACGGAAAATCAATGAAACCTATTTTGGATCTTTTATGTGCGTGGGGCGGAAATCATCTAATAAAAAACAAACTGAATTAA
- a CDS encoding fumarylacetoacetate hydrolase family protein, with translation MKFITFQYDGKERAGLLVEDQVIDLNQASNGRIPVDLLSILENYDLYKNEIAELTGEGIPLSSVQLRAPLPRPQSIRDFYAFEEHVKTARGRRGLEMIPEWYEVPVFYFTNHRAVVGPDDLVSIPANCKKMDFELEIACIIGKEGKDISVEEADDYILGYTILNDWSARDIQAHEVKVGLGPSKGKDFATSIGPWIVTKDELEQYRTDKSYDLKMTASVNGNVISSGNFSSIYYSIPELIAHASKNVKLYPGDVIGSGTVGTGCILELGEEKHRWLEDGDEVELSITGLGTLRNTVRK, from the coding sequence ATGAAATTTATTACTTTCCAATATGATGGTAAAGAGCGAGCAGGATTATTAGTTGAAGATCAAGTAATCGATTTAAATCAAGCTAGTAATGGAAGAATACCAGTTGATTTATTATCGATACTAGAAAACTACGATTTATATAAAAATGAAATTGCAGAATTAACAGGAGAAGGTATTCCACTTTCTTCTGTTCAATTGCGAGCACCATTACCAAGACCGCAAAGTATCCGAGATTTTTATGCCTTTGAAGAGCATGTTAAAACTGCTCGCGGTAGAAGAGGATTAGAAATGATACCTGAATGGTATGAAGTACCAGTTTTCTATTTTACAAATCACCGTGCAGTCGTTGGACCTGATGATCTTGTTAGCATTCCAGCTAATTGCAAAAAGATGGATTTTGAACTTGAAATTGCTTGTATCATCGGCAAAGAAGGAAAAGATATCTCAGTTGAAGAAGCTGATGATTACATTCTTGGCTATACAATATTAAATGACTGGAGTGCAAGAGATATTCAAGCACATGAAGTCAAGGTAGGTTTAGGTCCTTCTAAAGGTAAAGATTTTGCAACTTCAATTGGACCTTGGATTGTAACAAAAGATGAATTAGAACAATATAGAACGGATAAAAGCTATGATTTGAAGATGACTGCTTCAGTAAATGGAAACGTTATTTCTAGTGGTAATTTTTCTTCAATTTATTATTCAATCCCAGAATTAATTGCTCATGCTTCAAAAAATGTAAAGCTATACCCTGGTGATGTCATCGGCTCAGGAACTGTCGGAACAGGATGTATTCTAGAACTTGGTGAAGAGAAACATCGTTGGCTAGAAGACGGAGACGAGGTTGAGTTAAGTATTACAGGATTAGGAACTTTACGAAATACTGTTAGAAAGTGA
- a CDS encoding flavodoxin family protein, with protein sequence MFIIHGSSRENGNTEQLTNLMTKNMNKTEVHLRHKNIMAINDQRHEPSGFQTIDDDYEEIIKEMLEHDTIIFSTPLYWYGMSGYMKNFIDRWSQSLRNKDLHFSEKIKNKKMYVVIVGGDQPKIKALPLILQFKHIFEFVGATFEGYIIGEGNSPGAILEDDLAIQQAELLNSTLKNK encoded by the coding sequence ATGTTTATCATTCATGGAAGTTCAAGAGAAAATGGAAATACAGAGCAACTTACAAATCTAATGACAAAAAATATGAACAAGACGGAAGTACATTTACGTCATAAAAATATTATGGCAATTAACGACCAAAGACATGAGCCATCTGGATTCCAAACAATTGATGACGATTATGAGGAAATCATAAAAGAAATGCTAGAGCATGATACGATTATTTTTTCAACACCATTATATTGGTATGGTATGAGCGGATACATGAAAAACTTCATCGATCGTTGGTCTCAAAGTCTTCGTAATAAAGATCTACATTTCAGTGAAAAAATTAAAAATAAAAAAATGTATGTTGTCATTGTTGGTGGAGATCAGCCGAAAATAAAGGCGTTACCATTGATTTTACAATTTAAACATATCTTTGAATTTGTTGGAGCAACTTTTGAAGGATATATTATTGGCGAAGGAAATTCACCAGGAGCAATTTTAGAAGATGATTTAGCAATTCAACAAGCGGAATTATTAAATAGTACATTAAAAAATAAGTAA
- a CDS encoding iron-containing alcohol dehydrogenase, which produces MIPFLQHNPTKLWFGKNQIEQLANEVRDYNRILVVYGGGSIKSNGVYDDVINQLSNKTIFELSGVEPNPRLTTVEKGIQICRDEKIDFILAMGGGSVIDCVKAIAIGVPYEGNVWDIITRKSQPTSATPFGTVLTLAATGSEMNCTSVISNMEVNEKRGWSNPLVFPKFSILDPTYTFSVPLDQTIYGIVDIMSHALEQYFHRVSNTPMIDRFIESLLITVIEAGTNLVNDLENYDLRETIMYAGTTAFNDTLLNGTDGGDWASHQIEHAVSAIYDIPHGGGLAIIFPNWLSHCLDYDPSRIKMLATNVLGISQEGKTTEQIAKEGIQALRSFWNSIGAPSRLADYQIDDSRLDELVEKSFVKPVVGGYKILDKESARDILVRSL; this is translated from the coding sequence TTGATTCCATTTTTACAACATAACCCAACTAAATTATGGTTTGGGAAAAATCAAATTGAACAACTAGCAAATGAAGTACGAGATTATAATCGTATACTTGTCGTTTATGGTGGCGGAAGTATTAAAAGTAATGGTGTATACGATGATGTAATAAACCAACTAAGTAATAAAACAATTTTTGAACTTTCTGGTGTTGAACCTAATCCGAGACTTACAACAGTCGAAAAAGGTATTCAAATTTGTCGAGATGAAAAAATTGATTTTATTTTAGCTATGGGTGGCGGAAGTGTTATTGATTGTGTTAAAGCGATTGCAATTGGCGTTCCATATGAAGGGAATGTTTGGGATATCATTACAAGAAAGTCCCAACCAACTAGTGCAACTCCTTTTGGGACTGTTTTAACATTAGCTGCAACTGGTTCGGAAATGAACTGTACATCAGTAATTTCTAATATGGAAGTAAATGAAAAAAGAGGATGGAGTAACCCGTTAGTTTTTCCTAAATTTTCAATTTTAGATCCTACTTATACATTCTCTGTGCCTTTGGACCAAACAATCTATGGCATTGTTGATATTATGTCGCATGCATTAGAGCAATATTTCCACCGTGTCAGTAATACACCAATGATTGATCGTTTTATTGAAAGTTTATTAATCACAGTGATTGAAGCTGGCACTAACCTTGTAAATGATTTAGAAAACTATGATTTACGTGAAACGATTATGTATGCTGGTACAACAGCCTTCAATGATACTTTATTAAATGGTACGGATGGTGGCGACTGGGCTTCTCATCAAATCGAGCATGCAGTATCTGCCATTTACGACATTCCTCACGGAGGAGGATTAGCAATCATTTTCCCTAATTGGTTAAGTCACTGTCTAGACTACGATCCGAGCAGAATTAAAATGCTTGCTACAAATGTTCTTGGAATTTCTCAAGAAGGTAAGACAACAGAACAAATTGCAAAAGAAGGAATCCAAGCTCTAAGAAGTTTTTGGAATTCAATCGGTGCTCCAAGCCGTTTAGCAGATTATCAAATTGATGATTCTCGGTTAGATGAACTAGTCGAAAAATCATTTGTAAAACCAGTAGTTGGCGGCTACAAAATTTTAGATAAGGAAAGTGCTAGAGATATTTTAGTACGATCTCTTTAA
- a CDS encoding homogentisate 1,2-dioxygenase: MYYRSLGKIPKKRHIQFRKEDGTLYREQVMGTKGFSGTQSILYHNHMPTSVSETSFYKSIQIEFEEQSSLQHRHIRTSNLERTGDALEGRVYVLGNADLLISVANVTEESRHFYRNGEGDEMFFVHYGSGEVQTMFGTITYRKGDYIMIPIGTIYKVVPNDDTKLLIVESNSQLTTPKRYRNEYGQMLEHSPFCERDFRGPETLETFDEKGEFTVLTRARGNLYKHVLTHHPFDVVGWDGYLYPWAFNIEDFEPITGRIHQPPPVHQTFEGHNFVVCSFVPRMYDYHPEAIPAPYVHSNVNSDEVLYYVEGNFMSRKGIEQESITLHPSGIPHGPHPGKVEGSIGKKETLELAVMIDTFRPLYVVKEAHQYEDPAYMGSWIEK, encoded by the coding sequence GTGTATTATCGTAGTTTAGGTAAGATTCCAAAGAAAAGGCATATTCAATTTCGAAAAGAAGATGGAACATTATATAGAGAACAAGTGATGGGTACAAAAGGATTTTCAGGCACCCAATCCATTTTATATCATAACCATATGCCAACTTCAGTTAGTGAAACATCTTTTTATAAATCAATTCAAATTGAATTTGAAGAACAGTCTTCATTACAGCATCGCCATATTCGAACTAGTAATTTAGAACGTACAGGTGATGCATTAGAAGGTAGAGTTTATGTTTTAGGAAACGCTGACTTATTAATCTCAGTTGCTAATGTAACTGAAGAAAGTCGTCATTTTTATCGAAATGGTGAAGGCGATGAAATGTTTTTCGTCCATTACGGCTCTGGTGAAGTTCAAACAATGTTTGGAACAATCACATATCGTAAAGGGGACTATATCATGATCCCTATTGGGACGATTTACAAAGTAGTTCCTAATGATGATACAAAGCTATTAATTGTAGAGTCAAATAGCCAATTAACAACTCCAAAGCGTTATCGAAATGAATATGGTCAAATGCTTGAGCATAGCCCATTTTGTGAACGTGATTTTAGAGGGCCAGAAACATTAGAAACATTTGATGAAAAAGGTGAGTTTACTGTTCTAACTAGAGCAAGAGGCAATCTTTACAAACATGTTTTAACACATCATCCTTTTGATGTAGTGGGATGGGATGGGTATTTATATCCATGGGCATTTAATATTGAAGATTTCGAACCGATTACGGGAAGAATTCATCAGCCGCCACCAGTACATCAAACATTCGAAGGACATAATTTTGTAGTTTGCTCATTTGTTCCTAGAATGTATGATTATCACCCAGAAGCAATTCCTGCACCATATGTTCACAGTAATGTAAACAGTGATGAAGTACTTTACTATGTTGAAGGTAACTTTATGAGTAGAAAAGGAATTGAACAAGAATCAATTACTTTACACCCATCAGGTATTCCACATGGACCACATCCAGGTAAAGTAGAAGGTAGTATTGGTAAAAAAGAAACATTAGAACTAGCGGTTATGATTGATACTTTTAGACCTTTATATGTTGTAAAAGAAGCACACCAATATGAAGATCCGGCTTATATGGGTAGCTGGATTGAAAAGTAG
- the hppD gene encoding 4-hydroxyphenylpyruvate dioxygenase, with translation MKQDELKQANTSYDVFPVQDVHHLELYVGNAKQTAYFFANTFGFTPVAYSGLETKVRDKVSYVLKNGTIRLVITGSLKEDTKIAEFIKKHGDGVKDIALLVDDIEKAYQGAVSRGAIKILPPTEVSDEHGTVKKAVIGTYGDTIHTLIEKGDYNGPFLPGFKDRAFTIPVNETGLVALDHVVGNVESMDEWVSYYEKVMGFQSMIHFDDDDISTEYSALMSKVMTNGSRIKFPINEPAEGKKKSQIQEYLDFNNGPGVQHIALLTEDIVDTVTKLKALGVEFLKTPDTYYDMLAERVGTIDEDIAKLRELKILVDRDDEGYLLQIFTRPIVDRPTLFIEIIQRKGARGFGDGNFKALFESIEREQELRGNL, from the coding sequence ATGAAACAAGATGAATTAAAACAAGCAAATACTAGCTATGATGTTTTTCCAGTACAAGATGTACATCATTTAGAATTATATGTAGGTAATGCGAAACAAACAGCGTATTTCTTTGCAAACACTTTTGGATTTACACCAGTAGCTTACTCAGGTTTAGAAACAAAAGTACGTGATAAAGTTTCTTACGTATTAAAAAATGGAACAATCCGTTTAGTAATTACTGGATCTTTAAAAGAAGATACTAAAATTGCTGAGTTTATTAAAAAACATGGCGATGGCGTAAAAGATATCGCTTTATTAGTAGATGATATTGAAAAAGCATACCAAGGTGCAGTTAGCCGTGGAGCGATTAAAATTTTACCTCCAACTGAAGTTAGTGATGAACACGGTACAGTTAAAAAAGCTGTAATCGGAACATATGGCGATACAATCCACACATTAATCGAAAAAGGCGACTACAATGGTCCTTTCTTACCAGGATTTAAAGATCGTGCATTCACAATTCCTGTAAATGAAACAGGTTTAGTGGCACTTGACCATGTTGTTGGAAATGTTGAAAGTATGGATGAGTGGGTTTCTTATTATGAAAAAGTAATGGGCTTCCAGTCAATGATCCACTTTGATGATGATGATATTAGCACTGAGTATTCTGCATTAATGTCAAAAGTTATGACAAATGGTAGCAGAATTAAATTCCCAATTAATGAGCCTGCGGAAGGTAAAAAGAAATCACAAATTCAAGAGTATTTAGACTTTAACAATGGACCAGGTGTTCAACATATTGCTTTATTAACTGAGGATATTGTTGATACTGTTACTAAACTTAAAGCGTTAGGTGTAGAATTCTTAAAAACACCAGATACGTATTATGATATGTTAGCAGAGCGTGTTGGAACAATTGATGAAGATATCGCGAAATTAAGAGAATTAAAGATTTTAGTTGACCGTGATGATGAAGGGTATTTATTACAAATCTTTACTCGTCCAATCGTAGACCGTCCAACTTTATTTATCGAAATCATTCAACGTAAAGGTGCAAGAGGTTTCGGTGATGGTAACTTCAAAGCATTATTCGAGTCAATCGAGCGTGAGCAAGAACTTCGAGGAAATCTATAA
- a CDS encoding flavin reductase family protein: MEIRPDTLPWQDAYKLLIGSVLPRPIAFVSTVNSEGVANVAPFSFFTAICADPMLVCFAPMIRGTDGEKKDTLKNIELTKKFIINIVSEEICEQVNNAAVDFPYGVDEFEQVGLTKVEGTTVQVPRVKESLVGLECELHELLHFGENKGAGSLVIGKVVNVHINDELYENGKINSEKLNPVGRLAGHSYTRAISDTFAIERKR; the protein is encoded by the coding sequence ATGGAAATTAGACCCGATACTTTACCATGGCAAGATGCTTATAAGCTGTTAATTGGTTCAGTGTTGCCTCGTCCGATTGCATTTGTTTCAACTGTAAACTCAGAAGGTGTAGCGAATGTTGCACCTTTTAGTTTCTTTACAGCGATTTGTGCTGACCCGATGTTAGTGTGCTTTGCACCAATGATTAGAGGTACAGACGGCGAGAAAAAAGACACTTTAAAAAATATTGAACTAACAAAAAAATTCATTATTAATATTGTAAGCGAAGAAATTTGTGAGCAGGTTAATAATGCTGCTGTAGATTTTCCATATGGTGTAGATGAATTTGAACAAGTTGGACTTACAAAAGTTGAAGGGACAACTGTACAAGTTCCTCGAGTAAAAGAAAGTTTAGTAGGACTAGAATGTGAGCTTCATGAGCTATTACATTTTGGTGAGAATAAAGGCGCAGGAAGTTTAGTAATTGGTAAAGTTGTTAATGTTCATATAAATGATGAATTATATGAAAATGGCAAAATCAATTCCGAAAAGCTAAATCCAGTAGGCCGCCTTGCTGGACATTCATACACTCGTGCTATTTCCGATACTTTTGCAATTGAAAGAAAAAGGTGA